The Xiphophorus maculatus strain JP 163 A chromosome 7, X_maculatus-5.0-male, whole genome shotgun sequence region ACCTCCTGCTTCTGCTCCGTCACATCCATTTAAACAGagatgttcatttttatttttttattctcagaacaataaataaatacagaatgaCCTGTACAATTAAATGGTTTCAAGGCATATATAATTTTTAgacatattcaataaatagaTTGGAAAGAACCAACTTATATGTTCACAGACATAAATATGATGTTGAAATCCTGTAAACTTCTTGATTTGGTTCATTTAAAGTGTTCAAACTCAGAACCCCATTGCAGAAGTGGCATGTTGTAATTTTAAGTCTTATGATGGAATTAAGTTATACATGTTACATGCAGTATtttacattcacaaacaaagtGTATGGATACCAATAACTTATAGAAACCTTTCTGTACAttgttaaaaatcaaaccaaaaatatgttattagttttagtattaaagaaaggttgttccctgaaatgaaaagaggaTTCCCAGAGTAATTAACTGACTCTCTGGTTTcctaattaaaataatgttttaaactgaaaattgaaaaactgaaacagaaaaataggtTTTTAAGAGGTGGGTGTCGTAGGAATGTTGATAgctttcagtttctctttgaTTCATCTTTCCTGTTTAACAACTCTTAATTCAGAGGAAAACTGAATCATTGgtttgtttccagtttgttcAGGTGTTTTCTCATGTGCCTTTAGTTGTtaatttcctatttttttcatccaaataCCAAGAACATTATTCTCAAAAGGCCTCTGAGATTATGTGTACAAAATTCATTATAAATATagagaattaaaatgttttatttttatgttttgattcaATGATTTCAAGCccttttgatgttttgttgactttttttgttcagATGCTAGAATTgtctaaataattaaatgcttttatttaagaaGTGCAAAACCAGATGTAAAATGTGATTATCATTATCATATAGCAATTTATGCCATTATACAGTAAtatgtttctcatttttaagcagagagcagcaggaTGTTTCCACAGCGTGCTTTGTGCTGATTTGAACACAGAGCATGTGCAAACAGATCTTAGCTGTCTGTACTCTTTAACCTGGAACACAGGAACCAcacttgctaatgacctaattattctattcaggtgtggtgcagcagaggcacatctaaaagttgcaggacacggccctcgaggactggagtttgaggcCCTTGGCTTAAAGGTTCCTGGTTTTCTGGAGGAAAGTGCATAAATAAATTGGAAACTTTCCAATGATAGCTTTGAACACCAGAGTCATGCAGAGGGAATGTCGTACATTCAGGGGAGGCATGCCAGCTTCTGTGTTCATTTCAAAAAGATGAATTTACTACGACCAGTGATGAATCTCGGAGCACACAGTCTTTGATTCAGATACACCAGAATCAAAGAGCGTAAACAACTGATTAAAGAACACATGTAACATGTTATGCATGCGTATTTAATAAAACACTCATTGCCATTGTCAAGTATAGGcacaaaattaacagaaaaataatcttttgaGCTCTGAGGGAGAAACATGActtgatctttgttttttctctgtgttggctGGAGATATCAGCTCATGAACCTTGGCTTTAGAATataatgatttgttttcattaagaaaacaaatccacaactttattcaattcaaattaagacatactttattaatcacatgaggaaattaaatattgttgtaaCTCAAATCATAcaagtatcttcaaagacaCTTGTGAGCAGGAAGgctctccagtagcagtcactCTTGCAACAAACCTGAAggggcctctgactgaagactctcAGGtctgtcatgacatgctaagAGCTCAACATCCAGGAAGTTGAGAGTCATGTTTCACAGTATCATGTCCTGGACAACACCAGAAGTTGTTAGctagcactgctaatccaccatAAAGATAAGAGCACAAGTCTTTCCAGTTGCACAGAATCTAAAAACAGATGATGTAGAgtcccaaccaaaaacaaaattatgaacATAAGttcacaaaaagaacaaatcagaactaatCTGACAGCTGCTCCAACATACTGCCACCATGAccaacactttaaaaacatatttatcatcttatgtgtttaaaattagaatttacCAGAAAGCTTTGCcataataatgttttgaaaCAATCATTGTTTTGATTTAGTGTTGGGGGTCTatgacaaagaacaaaaaatgttgctgggagataaaacataagaaaatgaaaatgcagtGACTGTCAGTCATACCTTTTGATGTGATGATTCATTCACTCTGCTTTCTTTTTCAGGCCACACTGAGAAAATAATTACCTTCCAGCTAATTTTCTGATCTATAACTATTGGAAAAACAATAAGGCTGCATAATGGTGcaaaacaaatgaacttttAGTTAATTCTCAttagatgtgagtgtgtgtggttaTTTTTCCTGGCTGTATCTGTGTTACTCTGGTTGTCCAAGGTGACCCAGCCTCTTGCCCAATGACTGCTGgtgatgggcaccagcaacctgGCAGCCCTACAAGGATAAGCATGTTCTAATGGTCAGGTAATTTTATTGAtgaagcacattttcagcaacaaggcaataaaaagtgctttacatgaattaaaaaaaatacaaacaaaataaaaatgaaggaaagagcaaaagaagaaaaataatctaataactTTGATTTAAAGTATATAAGCtggatgtttatttattattgactACCTTAGCCACTCCTGTTCTGagttgctaaggtagtttttctggattctaaatTTTGGAGTACTTGGGTTGCtaaagtataagtaagtatcctctggactttctaagtatgtttataaatttgcaaaagtagtgagtactccacaatttctaaataaaaataaaaactaaatgttcctgttctgggagaatattttctgtattctAAGTtcgttctaattccttttctcaGTTGCAAGAATAGGAGTCTCTGCATAATAATTTAGAAGTATAATATTAGTCTTAATAGTGAGTACTccacaatttctaaaaatacTACTAAactagaaaaatctaaaaattataGTATTGGTCTAAATAGTGAGTCcttgttctaattccttttaTGGGTTAATAGTGAATACCTCACAGTTTCTAAAAggtaatgaaatgaaataaaaagaggaaaatatacTTTAGGGAAGTATGCACAtagcaacattcagacaaaacaaagacatgagtgAGAAGTTGTGACATCACAGGGTCATGAACTGTGTAGTTCCCTCTAgatctgttatttatttatttagcttaataCAAAGTTATACACATaatacagtcaacaattgagcaaatgtcacattttgatTAATGTCATCACCAAAATCATGcacatcaaatatttacattgatttaattattgttttctttattttgtagcCCTAACATCCCTATGTAATGTACTGCAATATACCTGAggtacaagaaaataaaaagcacaaactgCAAAAAACTTCATTTTGAAAGGTAGAACTGCTGCTTTAAATAACATCAACACACTTATCACctaaaacatattgaaaacatagaataaaacatcaattaactgatttaaactcaattttttgtttcttcatgtGAATCCCCAATTGCTAAAGACATGGTTCATGTTATGTGTGATTAAGGTTGATTTTTGATCATTCTTACGAAGGTCTGCAAAGTTTCTTCATTTACAGGTTGCAGATCATGATAAACTCGTTTAAGAAATTCAAGGACTTTAAAAGTCTTTAAGCAAAAGTTGATATTTTAACCATTTGATATTGACAACAAAGTCTCATACTAAAAAAATAAGGACAAAAAAGTTCAGCAgcacagttttttaaaaaactgattaCTCTGATTCTTCTACATTAATGTCATTCTGGTAGTGTTTTTCCATCTGGAGAGTAATATAAATAAGGCTCAACACACCTTGGATCATCTGTCCTAACAAAGTCAAACTTGATTAACCCTTTTGAACCAGAAGTCGTGTCTGTGGCTGTAGCTGTTATCTCTGTGGAGCCGAACCTGATTTCTAACTTCACCTGGCGCTCTCTACCTTCACTAATGTTAGGCATTGGAACATCAAATGAACCAGCTTCCTCAACTCCCAAGTCATCAACATACTTAGGAAAGTTCCTTTCTGTGCGATAAAATCTCATCACCATGCATGTCTGATCTTCCTCTACCGGACAAAGGATGAGTTCTCTAATCTCATCCCACCAGACATCTTCACCTGCTTGCACCAATGTCATGAACCTATCACAGCACCATTCCTCCTCACCAATCATGAATTTCTTTTCTGGCTTATGTTTGATCTCATCAAAGGGCTCAGAGATGGCCACAGCGTATGTGTAGGGGCTTTTTCGAGATGCAACCCAGGACGGTTTTCTTCCAAACTCAACAGCTCCTCTCATGATTGCTTCCTGAGCTCTGAAAGGACACAGAATCTTACAGGTATCACTAAACTGATCAATAATGTACTGACGCAGAATCTGGCTATTCGCGAAACCCCCAACTAACAAAACGTACTCAATTCTGTAATTTTTATCAAGGATTTCCCTAAGATTCCTGTTGATGCCCAGCAGACTCTCCTCAAAGAAATATCTcattttttctttggaaattttTATTGATCCCTCGTTCCAGGAGGCACCTTTCACAGACTCAAAGAACTTctctaagtttttctttttctgggcTACATGTCCCAGATTAAATGGACACGGGATCTGAACATCTTCACCTGACTGTTTGAGACGGGTAAAATCATACATCATTCTCTGAATCTCACTGGGATAATTTTCTTCATATTCATCCCAGACTCCATCAGTGAATATTTCTCTAAGGAACTCTTTAAACTTCCTGTCCACAGTTTGTCCTCCCAGATTGTTTCCAGAGGCTTTGTGCAGCTCCTTTAAGGCTCCTCCTTCCAGGACTTCATGAACAGTGATGTCAATTGTTCCtcctgaaaaagaaagaattaaaGACTATTTTCACACCTTGATTCTTCAGGTCATACATTCTGAAGGGTATGAtgatgaattaattattttcttgagTTTGTTCTACCATGTCAAACTGGATCAGAATTATGCAAAGTACCTCCACAGTCAACAACAATGTACTGAGATCCTTGACGTTGATCCAAAGAAGTGCCGTTGTGTTTTTCTGCGATGAATCCATCTGATGGAAGCTTCTTACACCAGATTGAAGCAGCTTCTGGTTCCAGTGCCATCACCAGTGTTTCCTCAGATTCCTCTTCCACAATACCTGCCTAAAGTGGGAAAGAAAGTAATCTAACATCTGAATGTTTGTGAGGAAAAATAAAGCTCTAAAAACCTGCTGTCACCTCCATTGCAGCTTCTCTCATGAACTGTTTAGCTGAAAGATCCCAGATGGCAGGAACGGTCAGGACCCAGGTGAAGTCAGAGGCCAAGAGTACCATACCTGCTGCATTGGAATTAATGGTTTTTAATGCGTCGTCCTTCAGAAATCTCAAAGCTTCTGTAAAAACCTTCAGGGCCGTCATTTCCTTCCCATTGGCTGCTTTGATCTTCATATCCCTTCTAAGTTCCTGTTAAAAATCAGTACACAGTTAACAGATACAggataatttaaacaaaaattttaaaaggtgTAAAGATCTGGAGAATAACAAGGTGATGTTAAACGGTTCTCCAAGggagttactgaaatattttgcaattaaaaCGTTTTAACAACTGTAACTGTGTATATGTCTTCATGAAATGAAGCACTTATTGAAACAATGTATGAAATGAAGACATTACTACAACATGTCATTTAATGGTGAAGTTTACTTACTTTTCCATAGAGAGCCATCttaaaattttgaaagaaatagtGTTTCTTTCCAGTTTCCCCTCTCATGCAGTTGTATGTTTCTGTGGCTTCATAACCAAAAGCCACAAATTCTTCAGATTCATCAAACAAGATGCAGGTTGGAGTCTTTGGAGTGTCCAGTCCAATTTCTTTTCCCCACTTCTTTAAGTGGGGGTCTGGCTTTTCATCACTGGGTGTGACATTGAAGACATACCCACTATATGCAGTTCCAAAGTCTATTGCTATTATGTATGAGTTTTCCATTGCTTGAACTGGTCTGGCTTGTTGCTGTAAAGAAAGCAGATGAAATGCCAGCAGGAGGAAGTTGCTGTAGGATTTTTATAGTTCATATCACTATAAGCCCCATCCTATTTCTTCTCTACGTCAGTAAACTGGGAAAGTTTAAGTTTAACCCTTTGTTTCTATTTAGAATAAGTGaattataatttattctttACACTTCATTACATGTAAGTAATACCAGGAACCCAGCTTGGGGGTCAGGTTGGGTTCCCTCTTACATTTGGAGACTCTGGTGTTCATCCCATCTCATACTAACAGTTTTTTGTGATAACTGTCGGCCAACTCACACTGACAAAGACGTCCTGTGACCGGGAATCATGTgtagaatcagaaaaaaatcaggGATAAAATCATGCAGGCTCACATCTCACTTGTTTTTAACTCATTGCATTGACTCCCAGTACGCCTCAGGTttgattttaagattctttgtGATTATTTAAATGTCTCATTGATGTTGCACCGTCTTATTTTGCAGAGCTGCCGTTACCTTACCAACCCTTGAGACCCTGATGTCCTCTGGCACCGGATTATTAACAGTACCAAGAATCAGAACACCAACTTATGGTGAGGCTTCTTTCCAGTATTATGGCCCCGTTTGTGGGACGTTCTGCCAGAGATCCTGAGGGCCGcagaaaatattgttgtttttaagagcAGGCTCAAGATCCATCTTTTGAGCTGCATTTCCTGAACTGGGTCATTTGGGATCTGTTTATAAATTTTCCATAAAGTTGTGTATTTTCTCATGGGGtagatgtttgtatttttgttttgtgggtttgttttaattcatctgtacagcactttgagctgcttttagaATGAAGGGTGCTTTATAAAGCACTGCCCCCACTGAGAAATGTTGCGAAATTAAACCATTTGGGCTCCTGAaacaaatttatgaaaaatgtcagtACTCCCAGAATGTGAAAGATAACTATAATCAAGCCATTTCTAAAATCTTGTTTCAATTGAGCTGGGAAATCAACaagtttagttttgttgttgaaaatcgTTGTCAATTTCCTTTAAATGAAAGTCTGAGATGAAATCTGATGTGCAGAGTTGGGTGTAGGTGTAAGAAATGCAGATGGGATTTAACCCAAGACCCAAAGTTTTTCAATATTAGACTTAACTATGAGTTTACAGCTGCTCCTAAAGTGTGGGACATTCTGCTCtcttatataaaaaatattaggaACAATTAAAATGTCACTGTGTTACCAAAGAATCATTATAAAAGGAAAtcagtgtttatgttttgtttgtttttataaaaactgtgGAACAAACTGTTGATAAAAATTTTCTATGTGGAgagcagaaatataaaaaactgtGTTCATGTAAAACTACTTTGTAGAAGAATCTTTAGTATTCAGTTAGTTTCTAAATACTAATTCTTAGCCATTAACACACAACATTCTTAGCCCAAGTAACTAATAACCATTAATGTCTCAGAACATTGATCAGTCTCTCGTCATAAAACagatatttgtattttcattaaaGGAGATACTTTGTAATGAAAGAGAAAGAACTTGTCACATATCCTCATGTTTTAGTGACATCTGAGTCACAACAACGGAACTGAAGTggttggaggaagaaaaaaattcacaacTAAATTAGTTTGGTTTCTGGTAagtaatgcttttgtttttgtgaattacCCAGCACGTGCAAACTTCATTGGATTTGACTGAATAAACATGAAAGAATAAATACAGTTAAGAACTGAATTTTAACTGTAAATCTTTGCTGTCTTTTACAGACTCAGTGTTGTATACATTGGTTAAAAATAGCGGAGACATTAATTTCTATAAAACCTCGTCCACATTTGACCAGTTTAAGAAAAGTGTTCATCCACGCAAACCTGCTGAATTAGACTACTGAGCATTGTTGTATTAACAAACAatagataaaaatgtatattacaGAAGACACATTCTCCACAACAAAGTAGGTTGCTATACATCagtgtttacatatttgttttgtttcagccgTTGTTTCACCTGggaattaaaaactgtaaaatctgttaacattttattgctgattGGAAACAATTTCAGACATGAGCGCCTCTGAAtgatgttttgtattttgcagGTCTACAGTCTCCATTAAATCCGTCTTAAGTGACAACTCCTGGGCTGCTGGCTTTTAAAGTCATTCTGCTAATCTGGGACAAGACAGTTGATatgttttaaaagtcaatttcaaaaaggaacatttttaaaattgtcaaagctgaaaagattttatttctccaATGTTTTGCAGTCTTGTCACGTCGTTGGTTTTTAAGTTCTTTTTGTGCAACAGCATCATAGATTTTAAAGCAGATTGAGTTGATTGActtcatagataaataaattaattaaatgttacaaaagaGAAACATACACACTTCTAAGATATGTTTGGATTGGAATGTTCTTTAGTTTATCTTGTTCATCAGATGTTTGTTTGATCTTGGCCCATGAGTTTAGTACTTTTCTTAAAGGATTCattttggctctagtggcctttgtttgacagtgaattgacaggaaagtgggttgtgagagaggaggaagacatgcggaaAAGGTAGAAGGGCTGGGACTCGAACCCATGATGGCTGCATGGAAAAATGGAGCTTCCGTACATGGGACGGATGTTTTACTCCTGTGTCACCTCTGCGCCCAATACTTTTCTCATtacctcacctgcctcccctcaGTGATCACCACTTCCTGTACTTATTCTTCCTGGTTACTTCAGacatttctttctgaaacattttgacttcTTGGTCTTTGATCTGTTCATTAGGGAATGTTCTACCTCCACACCTACAGCTTTACTGCAAAAGAAGCAGTGCTGTGAATAAAAGGAAGTTCAACTTTAGTTTTTTCCCTGTTGctaaattttattcaaatgctTTCATTATCCTTTCAGAGAATTGTTGTTgcttaaagtatgaaaaaatcTAAGCACCGTCACcaacattaagaaaaatgtatctgtttCATTTATAGAAAGTAATTACTTCTTCCCCTGTGAGatggagctttaactcccatctccggcagaaCTTCGAACACGTTCCGGGGGATGTGGGGGACAtcgagtctgagtggaccatgttccgtgcctccattgtcgaggtgGCTAATcagagctgtggccgcaaggttgtcggtgcccgTCGCGGTGGCAACCCTCGAACCTGTTGGTGGACACCTTtggtgagggatgctgtcaggctgaaggagtcctatcgggcctttttggcctgtgggactccggaagcagctgatgggtaccggggGACAAAGTGGCATGCAGCTCTGGTGGTTGTTGAGaaaaaaactcgggcgtgggaggagtttggagaggtcATGGAGAAAGACTTTCGTACGGCTTTGAGGTGATTCTGGTCCACCTTCCGGTGTCTCAAGGGGGAAAAGCAGTatggcaccaacactgtttatagtggggatcgtgtgctgctgacctctactcggtaCGTTGTGGCCCGGTAGGCAGAATACTTCGAAAACCTCCtaaatcccaccaacatgccttccattgaggaagctgagcctggggactctgggctgggctctccaatctctggggacgaggtcgccgaggtggttaaaaagctcctcggtggcaaggctctgtagggttgtgttggctgacacGACTCTGCAATATCACATGGATATTGGGGGAAGTTCcactggattggcagactggggcgGTGGTCCcactgttcaaaaagggggaccggagggtgtgctccaattacagggggtcacactcttaagcctccctggcaaggtctattcaggggtcctggagaggagggtctgTCGGATTGTCGAACCTCAGATTctggaagagcagtgtggttttcgtcctgctCGTGGAAcgctggaccagctctacaccctcagcagggtcctggagggtgcatgggagttcacccaaccagtctacatgtgttttgtggacttgaaAAAGGCATTTGACCGTGTccctccgggagtatggggtaccgggccctttgatacgggctgtcaggtccctgtacgactggtgtcagagtctggtccgcattgccggcagtaagtcagGCTCGTTTCCGATGAGGGTTGGACTCcaccagggctgccctttgtcaccgattctgttcattacttttatgaacagaatttctaggcacagccaaggtgttgagggaatccattttggtggccttaggatcgcaactctgctttttgcggatgatgtagtccttttggcttcatcaggccgtgatctgcagctctcgctttAGTGGTTCGCAGCTGAAtcgggactcagagtagagctgctgctccttcacatcaagaggagccagttgaggtggctcgggcatctggtcaggatgcctcctggacgcctacCTGGagaggtgttctgggcacgtcccaccgggaggaggcccaagggaagacccaggacacgctggcgGGACTATatttctcggctggcctgggaacgccttgggattccctcggaggagctggaacaagtggcagGGGAGaaggaagtctgggcctcccttctgaagctgctacccccgcgacccgaccccagataagtggaagaaaatggatggatggatttacttCCTCCCAGTTTGATCACGAGTAGCTTTAAGTTTACCGTCAGTCTGAATTCTGATCAATTAATTAAGCTTTGTAGGATTCAAACATGGtacaaaggaaagaaagaaaaaaaaatcaaatacgTTTGAAGATTTTACAGGACAAAAGgtttctcaaaaataaataaccaacacatgtttaataaaacaactgataaaaatgacaaatatttgaataaaaagtttctAAGGAAAGTAATTTATGGAGTTTTGgcttatttttcaattttaaattcttgattttcttaaactttgttttatcgaacattttaaatataaaattaggttttatattttgaagtaAGTAAGTATTGAAGTAAGTATTTTACTAACTTATTgaagtaaaataagtaaaatatttgttttacttacaAGTAAGTGAAAATAAGcaagttcattttatttatacagtatCTTTCTCAGACAGGAGTCACGATGCTTCACagtaaaaaagagcaaaagcaataaaaaaaacacacatagaAAACCAACATACAGGGAGCGAACAGTATAGAGGATAGAAATTATAGACATTAAAAATCTCAATTTTCACATACAAAGCTGAATCCTTATATGTACACTAAATTCTAAAGTGAAACACTGCAAGCACTTCTAAAATTATTGGAATGGATATTTATTGGAAATAGTTTGTacactttcatttgtttttattgccttttCAAAACTCTTAACTACTGATCCTTGGATTTGTTTATCGAAAtgttattctgtaaatgtatttCAATGATAATGTGGAGCTGTTCACTTTTGCAGTAACGAATATGCAAGagtgttttatgttatttagaatatttatttcaaaatgcattTATACTCCATGTTTTCCTGCCTGCAGGGGGCGCAAGACACTTCTTGCGCCCTCTGCAGGTACTAACAGGAGCTTCAGTCTCTGTAGACCATGAGTTGCTGGCGCCCTCTACTGGCAAATCAAGCTATTACAGATAAACTGAAGATGAAGGTGGTTTATGGCCAAAACATTCAGAGGGTTTCAGGTTTAGTGTTAATTTGACAAtagatatttttccttttgtttagccacctatagaaaatgttttagacacTTTACAgatgaatttaaatgaataatttcatgattttatttaaaacttgaagTTACAATAGTATTTTAGTAA contains the following coding sequences:
- the LOC102217326 gene encoding heat shock 70 kDa protein 12A-like; translation: MENSYIIAIDFGTAYSGYVFNVTPSDEKPDPHLKKWGKEIGLDTPKTPTCILFDESEEFVAFGYEATETYNCMRGETGKKHYFFQNFKMALYGKELRRDMKIKAANGKEMTALKVFTEALRFLKDDALKTINSNAAGMVLLASDFTWVLTVPAIWDLSAKQFMREAAMEAGIVEEESEETLVMALEPEAASIWCKKLPSDGFIAEKHNGTSLDQRQGSQYIVVDCGGGTIDITVHEVLEGGALKELHKASGNNLGGQTVDRKFKEFLREIFTDGVWDEYEENYPSEIQRMMYDFTRLKQSGEDVQIPCPFNLGHVAQKKKNLEKFFESVKGASWNEGSIKISKEKMRYFFEESLLGINRNLREILDKNYRIEYVLLVGGFANSQILRQYIIDQFSDTCKILCPFRAQEAIMRGAVEFGRKPSWVASRKSPYTYAVAISEPFDEIKHKPEKKFMIGEEEWCCDRFMTLVQAGEDVWWDEIRELILCPVEEDQTCMVMRFYRTERNFPKYVDDLGVEEAGSFDVPMPNISEGRERQGCQVAGAHHQQSLGKRLGHLGQPE